In the genome of Papaver somniferum cultivar HN1 unplaced genomic scaffold, ASM357369v1 unplaced-scaffold_67, whole genome shotgun sequence, one region contains:
- the LOC113343801 gene encoding glutaredoxin-C4-like, whose translation MSSSPSLIISTPKTTTFSTATTKSPRFLSINNYTESLVPFLLNSNFSSFSPLSKKRLRVRVLERQSESEISSIGRRMMIMNRGMPLMMTIIVASLCSSTTTVYATSGSGSSSEAAFIDKTISSHNIVIFSKSYCPYCKRAKAVFKELNQTPHVIELDERDDGYDIQGALGEKLGRRTVPQVFVNGEHIGGSDDTLDAYESGELAKLLNIAKEEL comes from the exons ATGTCTTCATCTCCTTCTCTCATAATCTCTACTCCGAAAACTACGACTTTCTCGACAGCAACAACTAAATCTCCTCGATTTCTCTCAATCA ATAACTACACGGAGTCACTGGTTCCATTTCTATTAAACTCCAATTTTTCTTCATTCTCCCCACTTTCAAAG AAGAGATTAAGAGTAAGAGTTTTGGAGAGACAAAGTGAGAGTGAGATAAGTTCAATAGGAAgaaggatgatgattatgaatcGCGGTATGCCTTTGATGATGACTATAATTGTAGCTTCACTTTGTTCATCAACAACAACTGTATATGCAACTTCTGGATCTGGATCTTCTTCTGAGGCTgcatttattgacaaaactatctcTTCTCATAACATTGTTATCTTCTCTAAGTCTTATTGCCC ATACTGTAAGAGGGCGAAAGCTGTTTTCAAAGAGTTGAATCAAACACCTCATGTCATTGAATTGGACGAACGAG ATGATGGGTACGATATTCAAGGTGCACTTGGCGAGAAACTTGGCAGGCGAACTGTACCACAAGTTTTTGTTAATGGAGAACACATAGGTGGCTCAGACG ATACCCTTGATGCTTATGAAAGTGGAGAATTAGCCAAGCTTCTTAATATTGCCAAAGAGGAACTTTGA
- the LOC113343800 gene encoding uncharacterized protein LOC113343800, whose protein sequence is MTTTASSSGFVGTAHSCKNSDDRFSKEEPRKFKDDEPREFQEERQNNIQQEEPCEIQDERHRESMADHMRQTSIDEKEASENNPDEFVTNSLALVPATIWPTSTTNEPKINSGKVLDVLTALGHAKKQLENSMGRKDVICSR, encoded by the exons ATGACAACAACTGCGAGTAGTTCGGGTTTTGTGGGTACAGCTCATTCTTGTAAGAATAGCGACGATCGTTTTTCCAAGGAAGAACCTAGAAAATTTAAAGACGATGAACCAAGAGAATTTCAAGAGGAAAGACAAAACAACATTCAACAGGAAGAACCGTGTGAAATTCAAGACGAAAGACACAGAGAATCAATGGCAGACCATATGAG ACAAACTTCGATAGATGAAAAAGAGGCAAGTGAAAACAACCCAGACGAGTTTGTCACTAACTCGTTGGCTTTAGTTCCAGCTACTATTTGGCCAACGTCAACAACTAATGAACCAAAGATTAACAGCGGAAAAGTTCTTGATGTTCTTACTGCTTTAGGACATGCAAAGAAACAACTTGAGAACTCAATGGGGAGAAAAGATGTTATTTGCTCCAGATGA
- the LOC113343827 gene encoding mitochondrial outer membrane protein porin of 36 kDa-like, which yields MWLKLSRWTTQLDEKVSVKEIKVVYDLQRVEIQRGAQRVHGIFLFQEITSTGIKKGELFIADVNTQLKNKNITTNVKVDTNSRLSANVSIDDHAPGLKAIFNFFVTDQRYGKVIGFHLSYQHEYNSISTSIGLTANPVVNFSGVVKTPLLSLGTDLSCDTASVNLTKCNAGVSFTNVDLIAAVTLVDVCVFFNASYCHIDNPLTNTVVGAELAYSFSTNENTSTTGTQKSLFPLTSIKARINNHGKASALIQHEWKPKSLFSVLINQLTV from the exons ATGTGGCTAAAGCTCTCACGGTGGACCACACAGCTCGACGAGAAGGTGAGTGTAAAAGAAATCAAGGTAGTGTATGATTTACAAAGGGTGGAGATTCAAAGAGGTGCTCAAAGGGTTCATGGTATCTTTTTGTTTCAG GAAATCACTTCTACTGGAATTAAGAAAGGTGAGTTGTTTATAGCTGATGTTAACACTCAGCTGAAAAACAAGAATATCACGACTAATGTCAAAGTTGACACAAACTCTAGG CTCTCCGCAAATGTTTCAATCGACGATCATGCACCTGGTCTCAAggcaatttttaattttttcgttACCGATCAAAGGTATGGAAAGGTAATTGGTTTTCACCTTTCG TATCAACATGAGTACAACAGCATCAGCACTAGCATTGGCTTGACAGCAAACCCCGTGGTCAACTTCTCTGGAGTTGTAAAAACACCCCTTCTTTCTCTTGGTACTGATCTTTCTTGTGACACTGCATCCGTTAACCTCACCAAATGCAATGCTGGAGTGAGCTTCACAAATGTTGACCTGATTGCTGCTGTCACTTTG gttgatgtGTGTGTTTTTTTCAATGCTTCTTACTGCCACATTGACAATCCCTTGACCAATACAGTTGTTGGTGCCGAGCTTGCCTATAGTTTCAGTACAAATGAGAACACCTCAACCACCGGTACCCAGAAATCTTTGTTCCCATTGACTTCTATCAAGGCTAGGATCAACAACCATGGTAAGGCAAGTGCTCTTATCCAGCATGAGTGGAAGCCAAAGTCCCTCTTCTCCGTCTTAATTAACCAACTGACG GTATGA